ATCTTCGAGGAGAGCCGGCTCCTCTGTCTTCCCTACCCGGGCGGGCGCAACCGGCGGTACCTGGATGCCATCGAGTCGGGGTTCGATATCCTCCGGAACCTTTCGAGGTGACCGGCTTACTCCTCGAGTTTCCTCTTCCCCTCTTTGTAGAGCTGCTCCTTCTGCTCGCGGAGCTTCGCGGCCGTCTCCTGCTCTTCGGGACTCCCCCGCTCCTCGAGTTCGATCCCCTCCGCCGCTCCCATCACGTCCCGTGAGCTCGGGTACCCGGATGGTTCTATCTTCTCCCGCGCCTCCCGGTATCCTTCCTCCACCTGCTTCCTGTGCTGCTCGGCGGCCTGGCCGGCCTCTTCGGTCAGCGAGATCTCTTTTCCGCGAGTCTCGGGAACCTTCTTCAGCCGCACCTCGAGGACGCCGTTCTTGAACGTGGCGGTCGCCCCCTCGTCGCGGACCTCGGTCGGGAGGGAGACCGTCCGGGAGATCGCGCCGAACCTCCGTTCCCGCACGTGATATCCGGCCTGTCTTTCCTCCTTCGCCTCCTCTCTTCTGGCGGTGACCCTGAGCGTCCTCGCATCAAGGAGCCGGACGGATATCCCCTCCCTCTCGACGCCGGGGAGGTCGGCAACGACCACGACGTCGTCCTCGTGCTCGACGACGTCGACAACCGTCCCGGCTCCCCCGAGCGTGGGCACCTGCTGTGCGGCTCCCGAGAGCCGCTCCATCACCTCGGAGAACTGCTTCTGCATATCCCCTATCATCTGGTCGAATTCGCTCCAGATCTCGCGTGACGGTCTTCTCCATGCCATGATTCCCACATCCTGCCGCAATCTTCTGTTGATCTCGGCAGGCTCACAGGGCGCGAACACTTCATATAGGTTCCTGTGCGGGCAGGGCACCTCCACTCCGGCGTCCTCCCCCCCCCTTCAGGCCGGATCGCCGTCCCTCTCCAGCACGTAGGCGATGGTTCCCTCCTCGAACCCCTCGCCTCCGGGAGTCCCCCCGGCACAGGTGAACCCGTTCTTCTCGAGCACCCGGACGGATGGGACGAGGTCCGGGTAGGTCGTCGCCACGATCCGCCGGACGCCGGGAAGGGAGAATGCGGTCGCGATGATGTGGCGCACCGCCTCGGTCGCATAGCCGCGGCGCTGGAACTCTTCGAGCACTGAGTAGCCGATGAAGACTGTATCGGGAACGGGTGCCGAGGCCAGTCCGCCGCTGCCGACGAGAACCCGGCCGCCCTCGGCGGGGTCGTCCCGCACCCAGTACCAGGTTATGAAGCAGGGGTCGGTGTTCTCTGCCGTTATCCGGATGAACTCGGCGAGCGTTTCACCGTCGAGCAGCGGCGGCGGCCACGATCCCGGGACGGCGGCGGAGAGGAGGCGGGCGAGTTCCTGGAGGTCGTCCCGGTCGGCCTCGAGGATTCCGAGCGTGGCGGGGATCAGGTCGAGGTGTTCGGTGCGGATGCGGTGGGAGTTCATCGGTGTCACTGCCATGAATGTGTTTTTACTAAAGATAAGGTGGCAGCATACGCGGAAGAAAACAGTTCTCTCCGTCCCTTACCCCTCGATCCCGGCGCCCGCCCCCTCACTCCCGGTGCCCCGGCAATCCCCGGACGTCGCCGCCCCGCCCCCCGTCCGCTCCCCGACAAACGCCGCCGCCTCTCCCGAGAGGGTATACCGGACGTCTCCTCTCTCCTTCTCCCGGAGCACGACGCCGTCGCCCTTCAGCCTTCGCAGGTGCCACGAGATCGACGAGGCGGTGATCCCGAGCCGTTCGGCAAGTTCCGGCCGCGACGCTCCGGGGCTCTCCAGCAGCGTGAAGAGGATCTCCCGGGTGTTCGGGTTCTTGAGGTGGATGAGCACCTTCTCTTCGAGAGCCGAATACTTCTGCCGGTTCTCGAAGTATCCCGTCTGCCCCCCGACGGCGGCGGTGGCGATCATCCCGAACTCCTGCAGTTTCCCGAGGTGGTACCGCAGGGTTCCCCGGTTTATCCCGAGGTCTTCGGCGAGAGTCCCGAGGCGGATGCCCGGGTGAGCGCGGATGTGGTCGTAGATCGCCGTCCGGGTCTCGTGTTCGAGCGCGGCGCGTTTTGCAATCCGGCGGTAGCCGAAGAAGAGCCAGACGTTCAGGAGAACGAGGACGTTCGCGACGACCAGGAGTTCGGGGGATGTCCCGATGAGCATACCGATTATCAGGACCTGGGGCGGAACCTGCCACCACTCGATGGGCGTCAGATCCTGTGGCGGGCCGTCGGGTACGTAGTTGCCGGCAGGGCTGACCGTGTACCCGGCGGCTGCAGAGGCGGGGAGAGCGGCCATGAGAACGATCAGGAGTAGAATAGCCGCCCGGCGTCGCATGCTTCAGAGATTGGGGTAAGGAACCATTATGTTTGTGCTTTTTCGGCGACCCTCATTGCCGGGTTTCAGAGAAACCGGGGCTTGTGAATAGACGGCCTGCACAGAAACCGTATATATTCCCGCGTCCCAGAACTCACTATGATGGAGGAGCAACCCCCTGTAACGCGCCGCATCGCCGCCGTCTCGATCGGCATCGGGTTCCTTGCCGGGGCGGCCGTCCTCGGGGTGGTGGGAGCGCTCACGCGGTACTGGAGCGCCCCGTCCGCCTACAACCAGGCTCTCCTGGGGGTGGGGATCACCCAGACGTTCGTCTCGATCCTGCTGGTGCTCTTCTTCGCCGGACTCCTCCCGGCGTACATGAACGGCACCGCCTCGCGACGCACCCGGCTCCTCTCCGCCCTCCTTGCCGGTGCGGTCGCCGGAATCGCCGCCCGGACGCTCCTCTTCGCGGGCAACCCCACCTACCTCGTCCAGTCGCTCGTCGCGGCCCCGGGGCAGGTTCTCCTCCTCGTCGGCGGCGCGACGCTGGTTGCCGGGCTCGGGGGGCTGGTCGCGTCGTTCCTCGACCCGGAGCGGCCGTACCGCGACCTTCTCCCGCTCGCGGCGGTCGCCGTCGCGTTCATCGCTGTCCTGCCGCTCCTCGCGACGGCCGGTATCGCCGTGGGCGTCATCCCTCCGGCACCCTACTCGGGCGGCGAGCCCGCGCCGGAGACCGATATTCTGGTCGTCAAGGTCTCCGCCACAGGCGATATCAAGTGGGAGGCGCGGGTTGATATCGACGCCTACGACCGGCCCGACGTCCTCGCTGAACTCCCGGGCGGCTACGCTCTCGCGGTCACGGATTACGGCCGGGGGGGGAGCACGGCGCATATCCTCACCTACACTAAAGACGGGGACGCCCTCGGCCGGGTGATCGCCGAAGCCGGATATGGGCGCGTGACCGCGCTCGTCCCGGCGCCCGGCGGCGGGTTCCTGGTAGCCACGGAGACCCCCGGGATTGTCCGCGTCGGTGCCGGGGGCGAGGCGGTCTGGGAGCGATCGTTCGTCGAAGACGATCAGGGGATGGTGCCCGTCTCCCTCCTCGCTCAGGACGGTCGCTACGTCGCGGCGTGGGAGGATAAGGTCGCCTGCTTCAGCGAGAACGGCACCCGGCTCTGGCAGACCTCGCTCGATTCCGCGGGCGGTATCGAGTACCACCCGATCTACCCGGCCCCTGAGGGCGGCGTTCTCGTCGTTGCAGAGGGGCAGCACGTCTTCTCCGGGGATCACTTCGAGACTTACCTGGAGGCCGTCCGCCTGGACGGGAACGGTACCGTCCTCTGGAAGCGGGACTTCGGAAGCGACGGGCTCGACGAACTCCTGGGTGTCCGGGAGACGGCGCCGGGACGGTTCGCGGTTTTCTACCGGTCGACGACCTTCCCCGAGAACTTCTGGGGCGGTGTCGAACGGGCCAACCACGGCTACCTCTTTACGCTCGACGAGAACGGAGAGGTGATGGATTACAGAACCGCCGCCGAAGCCGGCGGTGCCGTGGTCGCATCGCCGAGCGGTTCCCTCTCGGCCACCGCTGCCGATGGGGGCTCCACACTCGTCGGCAGGGACGTTACGGGCAGCGAGATCTGGCGGCAGGAGCAGCCGATCGACCTCTACTCGTTCCGGGGCATCGGCACGGCGGACGGCGGCTACCTCATCGCCGGGAGCACGAACGCATGAGAGACCGGTGGCTTATGCTCGGCATCGTTATCGTGGTGGTGTTCGTCCTCTGGCGTGCCTCCTACGTCCCGCCCGGCTACGAGACGATCAAGTACGAGACCGTCCCCGTCCTCCCGGCGGAACAGCATAACCCCCCGTTCCTCGAGATCTGGGAGGCGATGGAAGAGCAGATCCCGTTCGACAACCGGACGGCGAAGTCGTCGCTGCTTGTCATGGATTTCGATGCGAACGGCTCGTTCACCTATATCCAGTTCGGTTTCTTTGCCGATATGGAGGATGAACCCTGGGTCCACTCCGCCTTTGTCCTTCAGAACGGGAGCGCCTA
This sequence is a window from Methanoculleus horonobensis. Protein-coding genes within it:
- a CDS encoding Hsp20/alpha crystallin family protein translates to MAWRRPSREIWSEFDQMIGDMQKQFSEVMERLSGAAQQVPTLGGAGTVVDVVEHEDDVVVVADLPGVEREGISVRLLDARTLRVTARREEAKEERQAGYHVRERRFGAISRTVSLPTEVRDEGATATFKNGVLEVRLKKVPETRGKEISLTEEAGQAAEQHRKQVEEGYREAREKIEPSGYPSSRDVMGAAEGIELEERGSPEEQETAAKLREQKEQLYKEGKRKLEE
- a CDS encoding GNAT family N-acetyltransferase is translated as MNSHRIRTEHLDLIPATLGILEADRDDLQELARLLSAAVPGSWPPPLLDGETLAEFIRITAENTDPCFITWYWVRDDPAEGGRVLVGSGGLASAPVPDTVFIGYSVLEEFQRRGYATEAVRHIIATAFSLPGVRRIVATTYPDLVPSVRVLEKNGFTCAGGTPGGEGFEEGTIAYVLERDGDPA
- a CDS encoding winged helix-turn-helix transcriptional regulator; this translates as MRRRAAILLLIVLMAALPASAAAGYTVSPAGNYVPDGPPQDLTPIEWWQVPPQVLIIGMLIGTSPELLVVANVLVLLNVWLFFGYRRIAKRAALEHETRTAIYDHIRAHPGIRLGTLAEDLGINRGTLRYHLGKLQEFGMIATAAVGGQTGYFENRQKYSALEEKVLIHLKNPNTREILFTLLESPGASRPELAERLGITASSISWHLRRLKGDGVVLREKERGDVRYTLSGEAAAFVGERTGGGAATSGDCRGTGSEGAGAGIEG
- a CDS encoding PQQ-binding-like beta-propeller repeat protein; amino-acid sequence: MMEEQPPVTRRIAAVSIGIGFLAGAAVLGVVGALTRYWSAPSAYNQALLGVGITQTFVSILLVLFFAGLLPAYMNGTASRRTRLLSALLAGAVAGIAARTLLFAGNPTYLVQSLVAAPGQVLLLVGGATLVAGLGGLVASFLDPERPYRDLLPLAAVAVAFIAVLPLLATAGIAVGVIPPAPYSGGEPAPETDILVVKVSATGDIKWEARVDIDAYDRPDVLAELPGGYALAVTDYGRGGSTAHILTYTKDGDALGRVIAEAGYGRVTALVPAPGGGFLVATETPGIVRVGAGGEAVWERSFVEDDQGMVPVSLLAQDGRYVAAWEDKVACFSENGTRLWQTSLDSAGGIEYHPIYPAPEGGVLVVAEGQHVFSGDHFETYLEAVRLDGNGTVLWKRDFGSDGLDELLGVRETAPGRFAVFYRSTTFPENFWGGVERANHGYLFTLDENGEVMDYRTAAEAGGAVVASPSGSLSATAADGGSTLVGRDVTGSEIWRQEQPIDLYSFRGIGTADGGYLIAGSTNA